The segment tttaaaattatatatcataatttatatatttatctcaaaaattcttaatattttaaaaaaatttcaaattcaGACTCTGTTCGACCGCTCTACTTGCACGTGCTGTTAGACAGTCCTGGGGTGGCAAAGGGGTTGGAATAGATGAGAAGAGTGAGATTCTTTGGTCAGAAGTGGAAAGCAGAGTCAGCCTCTTTTGTATACTCAAATCAATTGTTTATACATTCCACCTACACTCAACACAACATTTCCAACCATATCATATTTTTCCCAAATTAATTTGCCATATTTaagtatttataatattcgGATGAATCTGTGATCGTGTTACTTTAACTATAGCCATTTGCCTCATACAAATATAACCACAAACAACAAACTTTGAACAAATCTCTCGTTTATGTGTGGTGCTGGATCTTCCTAGTCTTAATATCTTTGCATTTAGCTTCATAAAATAAGTTGTTGTTAAATGTTTATCAAAATGCACGTCCTTTTAactactatatttattttttcgtcTAACACTTCATTAATCCAATATAGTCTATGAAAACTAATAACAGAGAAATTGATACATATCATCAAAAAagtaaattcttttttttttgaaaaatatatcttaaccattaaaaatatgaaaataaaaatataattaaaatataatcttaaatatattagattttgtCGATACACTAATATCAGAATAATCTTATCACATGCTTTTTCATAATCAAAGTGATTATCCACATCACACCAGGACTGCAGTCACTGAATGCATTTGCTATATTTAATGGAGCAGAAAACCTcgatatttaaatttaataggGGATTTCGTAAACACAAACACACACTGACGCACATACACAGTCACATTCATGTATAGAAAACAAGATTATGACACAACATATATAGACTTGGGTTTTTCATTACAGTTTTACAACACAACTTCATTCGAACTTTTGAGTTTGGTGATTATATCTTACTTTAAGCTCCGGCACTAAATGCATTTACTCCAGCAAAGTTAAAGGCAGCATCAAAGGGAGCTGATGATGGAGAGAAAAGATTCTGACTCATACACATTAGTCCCTCCTCGGCTTTATCATTTTCGATAAACCCTAAATCCGGGAGGATATCTCTATGATCAGAAAAGGAACGGTTGAGATTGGCATTTAGAAAGTTGACGGTTGTGATGTCATGGATGCTTGGCCGGCGCTTATCCTTGGCTCCTGAGAGTTGTCTCTGGTAATACTTTTGGGCATGGCTTGCAACTTGCGTTGGGGTCTTCGACACCACGAAGTTTCTCGATATGTTTCTCCAGTCACCTTTCCCGTACTTGAGAAGCCCTAGCAAGAATCTCCTGCGtgcaacaagaaaaagaaacagagtaaTGTAAGCCCTAAGAAAACAGGGGAATGACTTGTACCGCAAGAAACCAATATAGGGCAAGGATTCTCTTAACCTGTGTTCTTCCTCTGTCCAAGGGACTCCTTTCTTCCGTTCGTGATCAGATCCTCTGGCTCCATTAGGTCGCTTTCGACACGTGTCCTGGGTAAACCCTAAAGGAGAAGGGTAACCAGGAATGGGGACACGTCCTTCTTCAATATCGAAAACGTCTTCCTCGAGCTTACTGTATTGCTTCATTACATCAAAAACAGTCTTTCCAGGGATCATGGAAGCAATCTTGAACCAGCGATCGGGTGAGTCTTCAGGGTAGATGGCAAGGGCTCGTTCGAAcatcttgttctcttctttaGTCCAGATGCTGCTAGAGCTTTGTAAGCTCACCATATCTTGACCCACAGACCGGTAATCAGAGATAGGCACGTGAGAGAGTGGATTCAGAGTCTCCATAGctaatacaaaaaataaagaaaaagtttAAACTACAAACACATCTCAAAAAAGTCCATTATGTGTGTGTATGACTGATAAATGATTTGTGGTATGTCTTAGGAAAATATGGAagcttatatttatatataggactttaatgatatatatattaggaATCAAAGTGGGAAATGACACAAGGGAAGGTAAAATCAAGAACCATATACTGAAGGAATCAAGAACCTGATTTGGGTGAGAGATTTCAAGCATATGAAACCGACCCTCGAATCTGGACTAAAGCTTTGAAGAATCTATGAGAATCTGCAAAAGCAGGTCGTCCAAGGAAGACAAAAGACAGCAAAGCCACCAGATGAGAATAATGAGAAGTTGAAGCTGTGATGATGAGAAGAGTCGGACTCAGAAACTGAAGACTCAATTATAAAGGAGAAAGGAGGAAGAGTGTTATAGAAAGAGTCACTATTAATTCGGGGGCACTGAGGAGAAAAAGGATAggctcttttgttttttgttttaataagtgAAATTTGGCATATTATGAATGGAGAAAAAGTGAATGGTTACCACTCGGATTCTTGCGGTTCATTAGAAAAGATTATTGATTTATTGAAAtgattttagtaataaaatacaGTAGTCTGAATAACACGACAAATTTATTCTATCGTCCACTCTTTCTTCTGGTCCACACACGGGTTGACTATGTaatgtaatttaaaaacattgagtAAATAGTTAATAATGTAGCAAACAAGCGCCTGTAGCTCAGTGGATAGAGCGTCTGTTTCCTAAGCAGAAGGCCGTAGGTTCGACCCCTACCTGGCGCGgtgtaattatataattttgtttatttatggGTAATGTTCAGTGTATCTATGTCGGCcaagattttttttagaaaagtatGACAAATTCAATAGTTAAAGCTCCCACTAGCCTCAATTTAAAGTTTCTGTTTTTACTTGTTTGATGTTTAGAAAAGATACAGATTACTTTCCTTAAACAGAAAAATCCAAGAAACTCAACCAGCTTTTGTTATTACAAGTCTACCATACCAAAGtctaatctaaaacaaaacatgCTATGGCCTATGGCTTTACAGCTGAATCGACATTGCATAACAGGTAAAACAGATGAAACGGAATAACTATGATTACTGGTTAGTAAGAAAACTAATTGAAATAGCCATGTAAATATTATATGGTTATCTAACTATAATCAATACCGGATGTTAATTAGCGTAAACTCTGAAATTAAAAGAAGTCTTGAAATTTCATTTCTGTGccaatcataaatattttttgtacaaACTTAACAAGaacaaagagaaagaaaaaatgcAAAAGACCTGAATAAGTCTTATAACTTTCCAGGCTATTgactttttttcttaaatgtaCAAATAGCCAAACAAATCTCAAAGCTCAACAGATGTAAAAGATCTCTTTTAGCATTTTGGAAGATCACTTGGAGGCGGTGGAAGTTTTTCGTTTGAACCTTTGCCGTCTTCCACAAGAAACGCCATTTTAAGCCCCCAAGAAGTGTGCACTTCCAAGTGACAATGGAAGAACCAAACACCTAACCAAATTCAAAATTAGTTCGGATTCAAACTTATTAAGAACTTCCAACTTAAAACGAAATTTCATATATAGTTTGGATTGGTTTTAATCCGaacttaaaaccaattttgttttgatattttatatatattttgatattttatatattagttcaTTATTTCTACAACTACggatatgaattttttattaattcattaaCAATATAGATTTATTACCTGGATTGTCTGCTATAAATCGAATGGCTGTCCATCCTGCAGTAGGGACACTAACAGTGTTCCTCTCCACCGGATCAACGAGATTAAACTTCTTAGGATCCATCAACGGATCAAAGTTCCCTAATCCCTTACCAACCACGAAGAAGTTCGATCCATGCAGATGCGTAGGATGGCTCTCCGGTGCTATAACACTTGTCCCTTGGATAATAATCTGTACGGTTGCGTTGAACTCAAGTCTATAGACTTGTGTTCCGTTCTTTGTCTGAAGATTACTCAACGGTGTACTGCTATTACCGCCGGTGTAGTCAAACGGCGTCAAGGGTCTCCCCGGAAAATCATCGGTGAACACTCCTTGGCTTTTGTTGAAATAATGTGCTTGAAGCAAAGCCGTCGTTGGCATCACAAAGGTAACGTTGTTGATGTCAGCAATGGTCTTGGTTCCGTTAATGCACGTGGAACATGGGTTTACGCCAACTCCTATAGCGAAGAACAGCGAGTGGTCTATCTTTAAAGGAACGTTGGTGGGATAGTCGCGCGAGTTTAGGCTTCTTAGAGCGTCTGAGAAGTTCTGAGCGATGCTTGTAGCGTTTATTGGAGGAGTTTTGGACATAATTAAAGATTTTGTTGTTATGTTTTTGTAACGCAAAAAGGCGGTTGCGGTTGCGTTATCAACGGGGACAACGGTGTCCATGAAGGGAGAAATGGTCATTAAGAAGTTTCCTTTGGGATGATTAGCGGTCAAGATTGCGTTTGCTGTTTGACCTGGACCTAAGAAAAGCGTTTCGGTAGTAAACGGTTTAGTGTAGGATGCGTCTGCTTCGACGACGGTTAACTTGTGTTGTGCGATCTTGAAGAAGAGCTCGTCGTTAACTGCAGCGTTTATGATCCTTAAGAGGTAATTCTTCCCGGTTTCAACGTGTAATGTGTATCCTGCGATCATAGACAAACAAACCAAAGTAACCGAACCGGATTAAACCAAATAGCCTTTTGTCAAGCCTAGTACATACCATGGGAGTTGTTGCAACCGGCGAGTGGACCGGTTAGTCCGTTAATGGTGTGAGCGTCTGAGAGATTTGGTGGTAAACCGGATTGTGTTGATTGTTTAATCACATTTTCAACATCTGATTTCCACCATTCACCTGAAAATTTCAtctcataaaataaaaagttgattgaaaacaataaaaagtgaaaataaattatattttataaaaaaatattagatgaATTTGCATTGTTATGATTTAGATATAAATAAGCAATATGCTATGAaaattatgcatttaaaaaaactgtgtataacatttataaaagtatttatttatctattttattaaaacaacaatataacctattgatataggtttagtccaattattttaatataattattaaaatattttactaataatttaaaaaaaaatattttacacaaatatgattacaaataaaaacacaaatttaactaaaatacataaatataaaaattaaatttctaaaatattgtaaaataaaaatatatccgtttttaaaatacaaatcaaaatctagtaaaactattaaataatatgtaaatattttattttgaataggGTCCCAGGAGATCTTGTGACTGGCTCTGGTAGCTAGTAACTAACTAGTTATATAAAACTAACCGAAGACGATGATTTTCTGGGTATGAGGCCGAGGAAACGGGTAAGGTACACCACGTTTCGGGAGAATAACTATAGCACCGTGGACCGTCGCCCTAAGCCACGAGATATGAGCATGCCATAGAAGCGTTCCTCGTTGACCCGTGAGAGTAAAGTTGTAGATAAAAGTTCCTCCAGGCT is part of the Raphanus sativus cultivar WK10039 chromosome 5, ASM80110v3, whole genome shotgun sequence genome and harbors:
- the LOC108857471 gene encoding transcription factor DIVARICATA encodes the protein METLNPLSHVPISDYRSVGQDMVSLQSSSSIWTKEENKMFERALAIYPEDSPDRWFKIASMIPGKTVFDVMKQYSKLEEDVFDIEEGRVPIPGYPSPLGFTQDTCRKRPNGARGSDHERKKGVPWTEEEHRRFLLGLLKYGKGDWRNISRNFVVSKTPTQVASHAQKYYQRQLSGAKDKRRPSIHDITTVNFLNANLNRSFSDHRDILPDLGFIENDKAEEGLMCMSQNLFSPSSAPFDAAFNFAGVNAFSAGA
- the LOC108862884 gene encoding laccase-22-like; its protein translation is MTYSCGRIFLLVFLSLLYLAEANIRHYKFNVLMKNMTKLCSTKPIVTINGKFPGPTLYAREDDNVIVNLTNNVSYNVTIHWHGVKQLRTGWSDGPAYITQCPVQPGGTFIYNFTLTGQRGTLLWHAHISWLRATVHGAIVILPKRGVPYPFPRPHTQKIIVFGEWWKSDVENVIKQSTQSGLPPNLSDAHTINGLTGPLAGCNNSHGYTLHVETGKNYLLRIINAAVNDELFFKIAQHKLTVVEADASYTKPFTTETLFLGPGQTANAILTANHPKGNFLMTISPFMDTVVPVDNATATAFLRYKNITTKSLIMSKTPPINATSIAQNFSDALRSLNSRDYPTNVPLKIDHSLFFAIGVGVNPCSTCINGTKTIADINNVTFVMPTTALLQAHYFNKSQGVFTDDFPGRPLTPFDYTGGNSSTPLSNLQTKNGTQVYRLEFNATVQIIIQGTSVIAPESHPTHLHGSNFFVVGKGLGNFDPLMDPKKFNLVDPVERNTVSVPTAGWTAIRFIADNPGVWFFHCHLEVHTSWGLKMAFLVEDGKGSNEKLPPPPSDLPKC